One part of the Vicia villosa cultivar HV-30 ecotype Madison, WI linkage group LG6, Vvil1.0, whole genome shotgun sequence genome encodes these proteins:
- the LOC131615176 gene encoding MATH domain and coiled-coil domain-containing protein At3g58340-like has product MERHQSNVEKFEKLSWKVENFSRLIKDEIYSQPFVLGGYPWRIILLPNGKEGAEKSLSIYLEAFETANMSKGWSRDVKYKLLVFNQFDANMTITEEFEDKFDSCSDTIGSEDFMEFEVLCDLGKGFIFDDACIVGVEIFVSKSIYEKPLHGTARLRTSISIGTRTTNLKGKVLRLNPEISGPSRESPQNFVTELFSSPSIEELLDLSNARQIKKICSDHSLVIDRPLKKELAFAALGRIFYFLKTRKVKDMNGQTCEGLQVLWKELEQFEFDLSWLEPHVQSALEVKSYVENVLQIEKVKEDMVILELERERLKAKLAAVELNHNIERESLKAKGFEDMDMDSELGCWSCRLF; this is encoded by the exons ATGGAGCGTCATCAATCTAATGTTGAGAAGTTTGAAAAATTGTCATGGAAGGTTGAAAACTTCTCACGATTGATAAAGGATGAGATTTACTCACAGCCTTTTGTCTTAGGTGGCTATCCATG GAGGATTATTCTGCTTCCAAATGGGAAGGAAGGAGCAGAGAAGTCCTTATCAATTTATTTGGAGGCTTTTGAAACAGCCAATATGTCTAAAGGATGGAGCAGAGATGTCAAATATAAGCTACTGGTATTTAATCAGTTCGATGCCAACATGACAATCACAGAAG AGTTTGAGGATAAGTTTGATTCATGTTCGGATACCATAGGTTCTGAAGATTTCATGGAATTTGAAGTGCTTTGTGACCTTGGCAAGGGTTTTATTTTTGATGATGCTTGTATTGTTGGTGTTGAAATTTTTGTTTCAAAGTCAATATATGAGAAACCATTACATGGAACAGCTAGGTTAAGAACTTCAATATCAATTGGAACCCGAACAACTAATTTGAAAGGGAAAGTCCTAAGGCTAAATCCAGAAATTTCAGGCCCAAGTCGGGAGTCACCCCAAAATTTTGTTACGGAATTGTTCTCCTCACCCTCAATTGAAGAACTTTTGGATTTGAGTAATGCAAgacaaataaagaaaatatgttCTGATCATTCTTTAGTTATTGATCGCCCGTTAAAGAAAGAACTTGCATTTGCTGCATTGGgtagaattttttattttctaaagaCTAGAAAAGTAAAAGATATGAATGGACAAACTTGTGAGGGTCTTCAGGTTTTATGGAAAGAACTtgagcaatttgaatttgatctTTCTTGGCTGGAGCCTCATGTTCAATCTGCTTTAGAAGTGAAAAGTTATGTGGAGAATGTTCTACAAATTGAAAAGGTGAAGGAGGATATGGTAATTCTCGAGTTGGAAAGGGAGAGGCTAAAAGCAAAGTTGGCTGCTGTTGAGCTAAATCATAACATAGAAAGAGAATCTTTGAAAGCAAAAGGGTTCGAAGATATGGATATGGATTCTGAACTAGGATGTTGGAGTTGTAGACTTTTTTAG
- the LOC131613014 gene encoding MATH domain and coiled-coil domain-containing protein At3g58250-like: MKTDNMSEGWQRDVKYKFFIFNQFDANMTITEESMIEFKAYDDQWGYSSFMPLVDLLDCKKGFIVNDVCIVGVEIFVCKSTHEKQVNQTVNLTFESLAGPTEVEVPVPQIEDQCQDLETLSPDCHEPTIDPDTELFTALGRVLYFLKTRKVKDMNEKACKELQILWDELKKFKFDLTWLEPQVRSALGIHRFLEKATEVEKLKENVVVLELETEKLKTKLSAAEVNLEVERDLLKAKGVKEIDFDSELGCGSLVP, from the exons ATGAAAACTGATAATATGTCTGAGGGATGGCAAAGAGATGTCAaatataagttttttattttcaacCAGTTCGATGCCAACATGACAATCACAGAAG AATCTATGATCGAGTTCAAGGCATATGATGATCAATGGGGTTACTCTTCTTTTATGCCATTAGTTGATCTTCTTGATTGTAAAAAGGGGTTTATTGTGAATGATGTATGTATTGTTGGTGTAGAAATTTTTGTCTGTAAGTCAACACATGAGAAACAGGTAAACCAAACTGTAAATTTAACATTTGAAAGTCTAGCTGGGCCTACTGAAGTTGAGGTCCCTGTGCCACAGATTGAAGATCAATGCCAAGATTTAGAAACTCTTTCACCAGATTGCCATGAACCTACTATAGATCCTGATACAGAGTTATTTACTGCACTGGGGAGAGTTCTTTATTTTCTTAAGACTAGAAAAGTGAAAGATATGAATGAGAAAGCTTGTAAAGAACTTCAAATTTTATGGGATGAACTTAAGAAATTTAAATTTGATCTTACATGGCTAGAGCCACAAGTCCGATCTGCCTTGGGAATCCATAGATTTTTGGAGAAAGCTACTGAAGTAGAAAAGTTGAAGGAGAATGTTGTAGTTCTAGAGCTGGAAACAGAGAAGCTAAAGACAAAGTTGAGTGCTGCTGAGGTAAATCTTGAGGTAGAAAGAGACTTGTTGAAAGCCAAAGGCGTCAAAGAAATAGATTTTGATTCTGAATTGGGATGTGGGAGTTTGGTACCATAG
- the LOC131615177 gene encoding uncharacterized protein LOC131615177: protein MGNFIVARTEWFLPCTDVVIGEALESKNKFNAINNEWGYTSFMPLVELHDLKKGYIVKDTCIVGVEVFVCNSTHEKQLSQASNFIFQSQTGYVEVEDSVSNIETLEPTKHPDAELMFATIGRILYFLKTKKVKDMNEQACEELQDLWDKLAKFKFDFTWLEPHVQSALGMKSFVEKAEPVEKLKENIIILELETARLKEKLVSAELNLDVERDLLKAKGVKEIELDSELGCGS, encoded by the exons ATGGGTAATTTCATTGTAGCTCGGACAGAATGGTTTTTGCCTTGCACCGATGTTGTTATTGGAGAGGCTTTAG AATCTAAGAACAAGTTCAATGCAATTAATAATGAGTGGGGTTACACTTCTTTCATGCCATTGGTTGAGCTTCATGATCTTAAAAAAGGGTATATCGTGAAGGATACTTGTATTGTTGGTGTTGAAGTTTTTGTTTGTAATTCAACACATGAGAAACAACTAAGTCAAGCAagtaacttcatatttcaaagtcAGACTGGCTACGTGGAAGTGGAAGACTCGGTTTCAAATATAGAAACTCTTGAACCAACTAAACATCCTGATGCTGAGTTAATGTTTGCTACAATTGGGCGAATTCTTTATTTCCTTAAGACTAAAAAAGTAAAAGACATGAATGAACAAGCTTGTGAGGAACTTCAAGATTTATGGgataaacttgcaaagtttaaatttgattttacttGGCTAGAGCCTCATGTTCAATCTGCCTTAGGAATGAAGAGTTTTGTGGAGAAAGCTGAACCAGTTGAAAAGTTGAAGGAGAATATAATAATTCTAGAGCTGGAAACTGCTAGGCTAAAGGAAAAATTGGTTTCTGCTGAGTTAAATCTTGACGTAGAAAGAGATTTGTTGAAAGCAAAAGGTGTCAAAGAAATAGAATTAGATTCTGAATTGGGATGTGGAAGTTAA
- the LOC131615178 gene encoding MATH domain and coiled-coil domain-containing protein At3g58360-like, with protein sequence MCPYSLVNVELYLCIKSLIGVKFTWKVENFSCLNTTEVYSEPFVLGGFPWKISMFPKGNKIDDYLSIYSEVMETANMSEGWNIYAKCKSFVFNQLDPDMTIIRDSDIDEFSASHPDWGWESFMPLVELHDPEKGFIVNDVCIIGVEVFVSKSSQVERVTQTASIIFECPNLKALSPHTIEPTKQDAGELVSDALGKILYFLKTKKVKDMNEHACKKLQDLWDVLEKFKFDVSWLEPSFQSAMGMKSLVEKATQVKKLKDIVVALELETGKIKAKLAAAEINLDVERGLLKAKGFKDIDFDSKLECGSWRA encoded by the exons ATGTGTCCTTATTCTCTTGTAAATGTTGAACTGTATTTGTGTATTAAGTCCCTCATTGGAGTA AAATTTACATGGAAGGTTGAAAACTTCTCTTGCTTGAACACAACAGAGGTTTACTCTGAGCCTTTTGTTTTAGGTGGCTTTCCATG GAAGATTAGTATGTTTCCAAAGGGTAATAAAATTGATGACTACTTATCAATTTATTCGGAGGTTATGGAAACTGCCAATATGTCTGAGGGATGGAATATATATGCAAAATGTAAGTCATTTGTATTCAATCAGCTCGATCCCGACATGACAATCATACGAG ATTCCGACATTGATGAATTTAGTGCGAGTCATCCGGACTGGGGTTGGGAATCTTTCATGCCTTTAGTTGAGCTTCATGATCCTGAGAAGGGTTTTATTGTGAATGATGTTTGTATTATTGGAGTTGAAGTTTTTGTCTCCAAGTCAAGCCAAGTGGAACGAGTAACTCAAACTGCATCCATTATATTTGAATGCCCAAATTTGAAAGCTCTTTCACCACATACAATAGAGCCTACTAAACAAGATGCTGGAGAGTTGGTCTCTGATGCGTTGggaaaaattttatattttcttaagACTAAAAAAGTGAAAGATATGAATGAACATGCTTGTAAGAAGCTTCAAGATTTATGGGATGTACTTGAGAAATTTAAGTTTGATGTTAGTTGGTTAGAGCCTTCTTTTCAATCTGCCATGGGAATGAAAAGTTTAGTGGAAAAAGCTACGCAAGTAAAGAAACTCAAGGATATTGTGGTGGCTCTGGAGCTGGAAACAGGGAAGATAAAGGCAAAGTTGGCTGCTGCTGAGATAAATCTTGATGTAGAAAGAGGCTTGTTGAAAGCAAAAGGTTTCAAAGATATTGATTTTGATTCTAAGTTGGAATGTGGGAGTTGGAGAGCATAG